Part of the Candidatus Methylomirabilota bacterium genome, CTGGAAGATCCAGACCAGCGCGCCGTACGAGGCGCTGATGGACAGGAGGTTCATGATCACCGCCTTCAGGGGCAGCAGGACCGAGCCGAGCAGCAGGAACAGCACCACGTAGGTGGCGAGCATCACGAGGCCGACCACGCGCGGGGCGTGACGGGTGACCAGGTCCACGATGTCGAGATCGAACGCGGTCTGCCCGGTCACCAGCACCTCCCCGCCCATCGCCGGATGCGACGAGCGGATCTCCTGCACCAGCGCGCGGGCCTCCGCGCTGGACGGCTTCAGCGGCGTGGACACCACGAGGAGCGCGAGCCGGCCGCCCACCGTCTGGCGCAACAGCTGGCCGACGCCGGGCGGAAGCAGGCTGGCCGGCGTGGTGGCGAGCTGCTGATACTGCTCGCGGGTCACGCTCGGATCGAGGTCCACCAGACTCTCCACCCGGCCCACGCCGGGCCGCGCGATGAGCCAGCGGCTGAGGTCGTAGAGACGGCCCACCCGCTCGCCGGTCAGCGGCGAGCCGTCGGGATACTGCACGACCACCAGGATGCGGTTGCTGTCACCCCCCGGGAAGTGCTCGCGCAGCGCCTCGTCGCCGCGCCGCGAGACCGCGGAGGGGGGCAGCGCGTTGACGTCGCCGGACCCGACCCGCAGGTGGATGAACGGCAGCCCCAGGATCACGAGCCCGGCGGACACCGAGAGGAACACCAGCCACGGATGGTTCATCACGGTCACCGCGACGCCGTGCCACAGGCCGCGTCCGGTGCGCGACCGCTCGGGATGGATGAAGGGCAGCCGCAGCGAGTTCACCCGCGGGCCGAGCACCGCGAGCAGCGCGGGCAGCAGGGTGAGCGCGTACACCACGGCGAGCGTGACCACCACGGTGCCGGCCCAGCCGATCGAGCCGAGGTTGCCGAGGCCGAGGAAGACCATGCCGAGCAGGCCGATCGCCACCGTGAGGCCGGAGAAGAGAATCGCCCGCCCGGCGGTGGCCATCGTGCGCGCGAGCGCGTGCGGACCGTCGTGGACGCGGATCTCCTCCCGAAAGCGGCTCACGATGAACAGCGAGTAGTCGATGGCCACCCCGAGCCCGATCATGGTCACGATGTTGGGCGCGTAGACCGATACCGACGTGTAGCGGGCCATCAGCAGGGTGGCCGCGATGGCGCCGGCCATCGAGAGCGCGCCCACCGCGAGCGGCAGCAGCGCGGCCACCACCGAGCCGAACACCAGCAGCAGCAGCACCACCACCACCGGCAGGATCACCAGCTCGGCCCGGCGCAAGTCGGCGCGCGTGACCTCGGTGAAATCGTGATTGAGGGGAATGTTGCCGACCGGCAGCACCTCGAGCGTGTCGGTCTTCACCTTGGCCCGCAGCGACGGGTACACGTCGGGGGGGAGCACCGAGAACTCGAGGAGGGAGAACGCGGCCGCCTCGCCCTTGAGCTCGACCACGGCCAGGGCGCGCCGGCCGTCGCGCGAGATCAGCTCGGTGGCGGGCACGGCCAGATCGTGCGCGGGCGGGTCGTACGCGGTGACCACGCGCGCCACCCGCGGGTCGCTCCGCAGCGGGGCCAGCGCGCGCTCCACCTCCTGACGGAAGGCGGGATCGCGCGCAGCGCGTGTGGAGCTGCTGAAGATCAGGCTGAACGAGGGCGGCCGGCCCGGCAGCTCACGGCCGATGAGGTCGAGCGCGCGGCCCGACTCGGTGGTGGTGGGGACGTCGGTGGTGGCGAGGCGGCCTCCGTGGACGATCAGCCAGCACGACGGCAGGAGGCTCAACAGCGCGAGGACGATGACGGCAACGCGAACGCGATGTACGTACCGACCCCACCTCGCGAGCATAGGCTCATATCGTAACCCGGATCGCGGGCGAGCCGACGGACTACGCGGCGGGCGCGGTGCTCTCCACGCCGCGCGCCGCGGTCGCGGCCACCACGCCGCCGGTCAGCAGGAGCGCGCCCGCGAGACTCCAGAATACCGGGCGATAACCGCCCAGCACGGTGTAGAGCACCGCCGCGCCCACCGGCCCGAGCGCGCGAGATCCGTTGGCGCCGAGCGCGATCGCCCCGCTGATGCTCGCGTAGTGCGCGGGGCCGAAGACCTCGGCGAGCGTGGTGGCGCGCGCCAGCGTGGCCATGCCGTTGGCGGCGCCGAGCACCGCGATCACCAGCGTGAGGCCGCCGGGCAGCGACGGCGCCAGCGCCACCAGCGCGAGGCCGAGCGCCTGCACCAGGAAGACCGCCATGGTGACGCCGAGCGCGCCGAATCGTCCCCCCACCGCCACGAACAGCAGCCGGCCCGGGATCTGCATCGCGCCCATCCAGCCGATCGCCATTGCCACCGCGGAGGCGGCGTGGCCGTGGGCCACCAGGTACGGAATGAGGTGCAGTGTCACCGCCGCGGTCGAGAAGTTGCCGATGGAGAACGCGACCGCGAGCGCCCAGAAGATCGGCGTGCGGGCCGCGATCGTGAGCGGCGTGCCGGCGTCCCGATCACCGCCGGCGCCCCGCCGGCCGCGGCCGGCGAGGTGAGGGGGCTGGCGACGGAGCACGATCGCGTGCAGCGGGATGGTGAGGACGGCGAGGATCGCGGCGAGGCCCAGCAGCGCGTGCCGCCAGCCGGCGCGCTCGAGCAGGCCGGCGGAGACCGGCATGAAGATCGTGCTGGCGAGGGCTCCGGCCAGGGTGACCGCGGTGAGCGCGCGGTCGCGATGGCGCGTCGGGAACCAGCGCACCACCGCCCCGAAGGCGGGCTCGTACAGCGTGGCGGCCAGGGCCAGGCCCATGAGGATCCACACCGCGTAGAGCGCGCCGAGGCTGTGCACGTGCGACCACGCCACCACCAGCGCGGCGCCGAGGCACGACCCCAGCGTCATCAGGGCCCACGGGCCGCGCCGGTCGAGCCAGCGGCCCACCGGCAGCGCGGCCAGCGCGGCCACCGCCATGCCGACGGTGAACGCGCCGGTGATCGCGACGCGCGAGGCGTTCAGGTCGCGCTCCATCGAGGCCAGGAACACCGGGAAGCCGTAGTACATGATGCCCCACGAGACGATCTCGGTGATCGACAGGGCCGCGACGACGGTCCAGCCGTAGCTCAGAGCAGGCGCTCCATGATGAGGACGTCGACCCAGCGCCCGTCGAGCCGTCCCTGCTCGTGGTAGACCCCGACCGGCGAGAAGCCCATCTTGCGGTAGAGGGTCACGCCCGCCTCGTTGCAGGGAAACGTCGCGAGCACCATCTTGTGGTAGCCGAGCGACTTCGCGAGGGGCAGCAGGTGCTGCAGGAGCGCGCGCCCCACGCCCCGCCCGCGCCAGGCGCGCTCCACGTAGACCGACAGGTCCACCACGTGATCGTACGCCGGACGGGGATTGAACGCGTTGAGGCTGCCCCAGCCGACGATCTGCCCGGCGCTCACCGCCACCACCACCGGATGCCGGGCCGCGCGCGCGGCCATCCACTGCCGGCGCTCGTCGGGCGTGCGTCGCTCGGTCTCCAGCGTGGCGATGCGGTCCTCGATCCCCTGGTTGTAGATGGCGCAGATGTCGGCGGCGTCCTCCGAGACGGCCGCGCGGATCGAAACGTCTCCCATGCGCGTCGTGCCCTCCTGCCCGGCAGTCTGCCCCGCCGGTGTCAATAAGGGAAATAGATTGTTCTCATGCAAACGATAAGGAATACTTTCCAAGCGATGGACCTGAACCCGATCCACGTGCGGACCCTGCGCGAGATCGCTCGCCACGGCAGCTTCTCCCGCGCGGCCGAGAGCCTGCATCTGAGCCAGCCCGCGGTGAGCCTGCACGTGCGCCAGCTGGAGGCGCGCTGCGGCACCCCCCTGCTCGAGCGCGTGGGCAAGCGGGCCTTCACCACCCCCGCGGGCGCGCTCCTGCTGGAACACGCCGGCCGCGCCTTCGCCGAGCTGGAGGCCGCGCAGGAAGCGCTGCGCCGACTGCGCGGGGTGGTGGCGGGACGGCTGCGCCTCGGCACCGGGGCCACCGCCAGCATCCATCTCCTGCCCCCGCTGCTGCGGCAGATGCGGGCGCGCTATCCGGAGATCGAGCTGATCGTGGTCACCGGCAACGCCCCCGACATCGCGGCCGCCATCTCCGACAACGAGCTGGACGTGGGCCTGGTCACCCTGCCGGTGACCGGGCGGCAGCTCCTGATCACCCCGCTGCGGCGCGACCCGCTGGTGGCGGTGGGGCCGCCGGGCCAGGCCTGGCGCGGCCGCGGCGGGCTCACCGCGGTCGAGCTGGCGCGCCATCCGCTGATCCTCTACGAGCGGGGCGGCACCATCCGGCGCGTCATCGACGCGTGGTTCCGTCGCGGCGGCGCGCGGCCGCGCGTGGTGATGGAGCTGGGCAACGAGGAGGCGATCAAGAAGCTGGTGGGCGCCGGGCTCGGCGTCTCGGTGAGCCCGGCGATGGCGGTGCGTGACGAGGTGCGGGCCGGCGCGCTCCAGGCGCGGCCGCTCTCCCCCGCCCTGGTGCGACGGCTCGGGCTGGTGCGGCGCCGCGACAAGGCGGAGACGCCGGCGCTGCGCGTGTTCCTGGCCGCGGTGGCCGGCCTCAGTGAAAATCGTGCGAGGGCACACTCGCCAGGCGATGCCGCAGCGGCCAGAGCCGCTCGGCGCGCACCGAGGTGACATTGTCCTGACGCTGCAGCGTGCCCTCGATCAGCAGGAAGGACTCCTCGACGAGGGCCAGGCGGTGACGGTGGAAGAGCGCGGGGCGCACGATGACGTTGATCAGTCCCGTCTCGTCCTCGAGGTTGAGGAACACGAACCCCTTGGCGGTCCCCGGCCGCTGCCGCACCACCACCGCCCCCGCCACCTTCACCCACGCTCCGTGACGGAAGGCGGCCAGGTCGCTCATCCGCGACACCCCCATGCGGCCGAGGCGCCCGCGGGAGAACGCCATCGGATGCGGGCCGAGGGTGAGGCCGGTGCCGTCGTAGTCGGCCACCAGGCGCTCCGACGCGCTCATCGTCCGCAGCGGCGACGGCTCCCGCGTGGCGGCGAGGCCCTCGTAGAGCGCGCCGGCGGGGCGGCCGGCCCGCTCCGCGGACCAGAGCGCGGCCCGGCGCTCCGGCTCGAGGCTGGCGAGCGCGCCCACCTGGGCGAGGCCGGTCAGCTCGTCGCGACGAAGCCGCCCGCGCTTGACCAGATCCTCCATGGAATCGAACGGCCGCCGCTGCCGCTCCGCCTCGAGCCGCCGCCCCGCCTCCTCGCGTAGCCCACGGACGTAGCGCAGCCCCAGGCGCACCGCGCCGTCCGGCTCGACGGTGCAGAGCCAGCCCGAGTAGCTCACGTCGGCGGGCCGCATGGCCTGCCCGTGCCGTCCCGCGTCGCCGACGATGGTGGCCGGATGGTAGAAGCCCATCGGCTGGTTGTTGAGCAGGGCGGCGTAGAACGCGGCGGAGTGATGGGTCTTGAGATACGCGCTCGCGTAGGCGAGCAGCGCGAAGCTGGCCGCGTGCGAATTGTGAACGATCAGATCGTTGGCGACGAAGTTGTGATCCTCTTCCACGGTGAGATCGTAGGTTTGCCGCATTCCCTCCGGTTCCACGCTGACAACTCGATCCCAGTACACCTCCGAATTCGCGAGTCTCTTCATTTCTACTGAATCGAGCACCGGCAGAACCCGAGGTGCGGCGATCTGGTCTTCTGGTTGGAGACTACCGAGCGGTTTCCAACCGCCTAGAGTGAGAAGCAGATGGTCCGGGGTGGCCACCAACTCTCGTCCCAGCGCGGTGCGTAGACGATAGACGACCCGGAGTCCGCTGGCGGTGGCGGCGAGAACCCGCCGCTTGCGGATCTTCAGCTCTGAGTCGCAGGCCAGGGTGTGCTGGAGCGGAATCCGTCCCTCCACCACGTCTTCGATTCGGACCCGGCGACCGGTGTCGGCATCGATGATCCGGGTATCGCCCACCACGCACTCCGGGAAGCCGTACAGGGCGAAGGCGGTGATGGAGTGGATGATGGCCTCGGCCGCGTCGCCGGTGATGCCCCGGAGGGCCATGCCCGCGCGGAGCTTCACCTCCACCTCGCGCATGGCGCGCTCCGAGCGCTTGAAGCCGAAGGCGCGCCGCAGCTCCTCGGCCTCGCCCCCCGTGAAGCCGGCGGTGGCCATCGCCATGCGGAGCAGCTGCTCCTGGAAGAGCGGCACCCCGAGCGTGCGGCGCAGGATCGGCTCGAGATCCGGATGCGGGACCGTGACCTCCTCGCGCCCGGCGCGGCGC contains:
- a CDS encoding arsinothricin resistance N-acetyltransferase ArsN1 family A; its protein translation is MGDVSIRAAVSEDAADICAIYNQGIEDRIATLETERRTPDERRQWMAARAARHPVVVAVSAGQIVGWGSLNAFNPRPAYDHVVDLSVYVERAWRGRGVGRALLQHLLPLAKSLGYHKMVLATFPCNEAGVTLYRKMGFSPVGVYHEQGRLDGRWVDVLIMERLL
- a CDS encoding MFS transporter; translated protein: MYYGFPVFLASMERDLNASRVAITGAFTVGMAVAALAALPVGRWLDRRGPWALMTLGSCLGAALVVAWSHVHSLGALYAVWILMGLALAATLYEPAFGAVVRWFPTRHRDRALTAVTLAGALASTIFMPVSAGLLERAGWRHALLGLAAILAVLTIPLHAIVLRRQPPHLAGRGRRGAGGDRDAGTPLTIAARTPIFWALAVAFSIGNFSTAAVTLHLIPYLVAHGHAASAVAMAIGWMGAMQIPGRLLFVAVGGRFGALGVTMAVFLVQALGLALVALAPSLPGGLTLVIAVLGAANGMATLARATTLAEVFGPAHYASISGAIALGANGSRALGPVGAAVLYTVLGGYRPVFWSLAGALLLTGGVVAATAARGVESTAPAA
- a CDS encoding OB-fold nucleic acid binding domain-containing protein — protein: RAAGFDPDERRLRLFGEYWRRIQNLPRHLGQHSGGMVIAQGRLDGVVPLEPATMPGRSVVQWDKDDCAALGIVKVDLLGLGMMSLLQDALEMIRRRGGAVDLAHLPQDPVVYRMLQEADTIGVFQVESRAQMATLPRLRPERFYDLVVQVAIIRPGPIVGDMVHPYLRRRAGREEVTVPHPDLEPILRRTLGVPLFQEQLLRMAMATAGFTGGEAEELRRAFGFKRSERAMREVEVKLRAGMALRGITGDAAEAIIHSITAFALYGFPECVVGDTRIIDADTGRRVRIEDVVEGRIPLQHTLACDSELKIRKRRVLAATASGLRVVYRLRTALGRELVATPDHLLLTLGGWKPLGSLQPEDQIAAPRVLPVLDSVEMKRLANSEVYWDRVVSVEPEGMRQTYDLTVEEDHNFVANDLIVHNSHAASFALLAYASAYLKTHHSAAFYAALLNNQPMGFYHPATIVGDAGRHGQAMRPADVSYSGWLCTVEPDGAVRLGLRYVRGLREEAGRRLEAERQRRPFDSMEDLVKRGRLRRDELTGLAQVGALASLEPERRAALWSAERAGRPAGALYEGLAATREPSPLRTMSASERLVADYDGTGLTLGPHPMAFSRGRLGRMGVSRMSDLAAFRHGAWVKVAGAVVVRQRPGTAKGFVFLNLEDETGLINVIVRPALFHRHRLALVEESFLLIEGTLQRQDNVTSVRAERLWPLRHRLASVPSHDFH
- a CDS encoding MMPL family transporter → MLARWGRYVHRVRVAVIVLALLSLLPSCWLIVHGGRLATTDVPTTTESGRALDLIGRELPGRPPSFSLIFSSSTRAARDPAFRQEVERALAPLRSDPRVARVVTAYDPPAHDLAVPATELISRDGRRALAVVELKGEAAAFSLLEFSVLPPDVYPSLRAKVKTDTLEVLPVGNIPLNHDFTEVTRADLRRAELVILPVVVVLLLLVFGSVVAALLPLAVGALSMAGAIAATLLMARYTSVSVYAPNIVTMIGLGVAIDYSLFIVSRFREEIRVHDGPHALARTMATAGRAILFSGLTVAIGLLGMVFLGLGNLGSIGWAGTVVVTLAVVYALTLLPALLAVLGPRVNSLRLPFIHPERSRTGRGLWHGVAVTVMNHPWLVFLSVSAGLVILGLPFIHLRVGSGDVNALPPSAVSRRGDEALREHFPGGDSNRILVVVQYPDGSPLTGERVGRLYDLSRWLIARPGVGRVESLVDLDPSVTREQYQQLATTPASLLPPGVGQLLRQTVGGRLALLVVSTPLKPSSAEARALVQEIRSSHPAMGGEVLVTGQTAFDLDIVDLVTRHAPRVVGLVMLATYVVLFLLLGSVLLPLKAVIMNLLSISASYGALVWIFQEGHLATWLGFTPGPIQTATPIIMFCFVFGLSMDYEVLLLSRVGEEYERGGDTAHAVAEALESTGRLITGAAAIMAAVFFGFATAGSVIIQAVGIGIGLAVVIDATIVRALLVPATMRLMGRWNWWAPASLASLHRRLGLGERRANAEVVSR
- a CDS encoding LysR family transcriptional regulator — translated: MDLNPIHVRTLREIARHGSFSRAAESLHLSQPAVSLHVRQLEARCGTPLLERVGKRAFTTPAGALLLEHAGRAFAELEAAQEALRRLRGVVAGRLRLGTGATASIHLLPPLLRQMRARYPEIELIVVTGNAPDIAAAISDNELDVGLVTLPVTGRQLLITPLRRDPLVAVGPPGQAWRGRGGLTAVELARHPLILYERGGTIRRVIDAWFRRGGARPRVVMELGNEEAIKKLVGAGLGVSVSPAMAVRDEVRAGALQARPLSPALVRRLGLVRRRDKAETPALRVFLAAVAGLSENRARAHSPGDAAAARAARRAPR